ATGATTTTATGTCTGCAACAGAATCCTTAGCAGGAGGTTCTATGGATTTAACGGAAGAAGATCGATTTTTTATAGAAAATGATGAAATTGCGGAACAGTTCGCTGAGGCAAGGAAGACTTTTTTGAACAAGCTCACAAAGCAGCTATCACTGTTTAGAGATATTATTAATAGCTCGAACAACCAACCTCTTGCAGCTTTTAAGCAATGGATATATCAGTCAAACTGTTTAGTTCACGACTGTATTGTACATGGAATGAATATTTCTCTTGATTTGTATGTGTCGCCCAAGGGGTGGGAGTTGCAATTGTTCGGAAGGGACAATCCTGCCGTTAGTTATCTGGCTGGTCTTGTCAACAACTTAGATCCCATAATGCATATGACAACTGACAATAGATTTGTTTTGAAAAAATGGGAACTCGGAACCGATCATGACACTATTAAAGCCGAATTATTGGAATGGATGACATGGCTTATTGATTCTGACAGTGCTTCGTCTAATCAAGCGGCTATTTCTGTTAAATAAAAAAAGAGACTGACATGTCAATTACGAATACGATACTAGCTGAGATCAAAGTAGAGATTGACAAACTTGAAACTTCAGATTTAGGCATTGTCTATTTGCAGAAGCTTTCGGACGGCGGAAAATTTGCAGAACTACTCCACCAACCTGTAGACGTAACTGAAGAACCTGTCCTTGCAAGCGATATTTTTCTCGGCTCGTATACGAATATGCACAGTCCTGGCATAATTTCATTGTACAAGACGAATATTAAAGATTTTTTTTGGGAACTAGTTCGCAGATGCCTGACTCTTGGAGTGTCCTATATAACAAAGGAAGATTTGCAACGGATTTCAAACTTTGTTGTTTTTAAAACATATTACCATGAGATTTTCCATTTCAATTGTGACGTCCAGTGCCATCTATGGGGATACCGCCGTGATCACTTGAGAGAGGAAGCTTTGGCTGTCGCTTACTCAAGGCTGCGAATTTATGACTTAAGAAACAACGCCAACTCTACTATTGGCAGAACAAATGGCGTCCTGTTTAATACCGCCTTCAAAGAAGCGTATCGGTACACCTCCCCAGGATATAGAGATTGGGTTTCTTTTCCAGACTGGATTACTTTGCGTCAAGAAATATTAGAATATTTTTGCCCTGCTGGTGCCAGCATGTTGCGGTCAAATGGCATTGATGTTGAAGGCATGCTTCTTGGTATGTTTATTGACGACCATGGATTTTTAGAACGATTATGTCCATAAGGTCTTCTAGTCAAAAAGGATGCTCGCCAACAAATGACTCTGCGCAGGTAATGGCATGCCAACAATTGAAGAACATTGCAAAGAATCACTCCTTTTGTTTGGCAAAAATTTTGCGCGTGTCCACAGTTGGCTAGACGAATTCGCGGGAAAACATCCTTACGGCATGCGGCATAGAAAACTTAGACACCACGAAGCTGGAATCCAAGAAGTAATCGTATTGTTTGGCATTGAAGCTGGACCAGTCGCAAGACAACATATCGAAAGTGATTTACGTGAAGAAGGCTGGAAGCCAAATGATCCTTTCCCCAAGAATGAAAAAGATTATATTCGAATTGGCTTCTTCTGAAATAATATATTTCGCTCGCCAAAGTCTACGTCTACAAGAAATCGTGGGACATGTCTTCGACCTTTCAATTTAAGCGGTTGTAAAAAATATAATTTCAACGTTTATCCAAAGAAACAATGAAACTCATCTTCTTTGACAACTTTCAAAAAATCTTCAATCGTCTTCACATTCGGGCATGGGTCATACTTGGTCCAATTGCCTGTCCCGCGCATCCAGTAGACTTTCCAGGTCTTGGAAGTCTTCACATAGGCTGCTTTGGCAAGCTTGCTTTCAATTTTCCGGCTGGCGTCCATAAAATAGGGGCGGATTTCGAATAGCTCCACGGTTTGCTGTTCGGGGTCGATTCTGAAGCCCCACTGAAGCTGATCACGGATATTGGCCGGCGGCCCCTTCTCGTCGCAGAATTTCTTCAGGATGCTTTTCAGTCGGTGTTCTTCAAATTCGCTGATGGCCATTGGGTCCTCGAGGGTGATTAACTGCCCGCCTGAGATGATTTCTTTTGCCGGCAAAGAGCTTGATCTGCAAGATATCTTCTAAGCATGAACCCCATTTTCGTTATTCAGATGACCCTACTCCTTGGCATCGTTGGCGGACCCGATTTATCCGCAATCCCAAATCCCCCTGTCATCCGGTCCACCCCACCCGTTTTGTCCCCCAAGTTTTTTCTGGCCGAGCGAGT
The DNA window shown above is from Desulfovibrio sp. TomC and carries:
- a CDS encoding DUF6915 family protein — encoded protein: MPTIEEHCKESLLLFGKNFARVHSWLDEFAGKHPYGMRHRKLRHHEAGIQEVIVLFGIEAGPVARQHIESDLREEGWKPNDPFPKNEKDYIRIGFF
- a CDS encoding DUF3024 domain-containing protein; its protein translation is MAISEFEEHRLKSILKKFCDEKGPPANIRDQLQWGFRIDPEQQTVELFEIRPYFMDASRKIESKLAKAAYVKTSKTWKVYWMRGTGNWTKYDPCPNVKTIEDFLKVVKEDEFHCFFG